In Polyangiaceae bacterium, the genomic window TCGTTCTTGTCGCGCTTCACCATCACCGGCAGCGTCGTGTCGCAGCACTCCTCTGGGGCGCCGCCCTTGCACTCGCCGGGGAAGCCCAGCGGGGTCGGACCGCAAGCCCCGGCTTCGGTGCCTCCGGAGCCACCGCTGCCGCCGGAGCCACCGCTGCCGCCGCCGCCTTCGTCCCCGCCGCACGCGTACGCCCCCAGCGTGAACGCCCCTGCAACGACCGCACCCAGAACCTTCGCCGAACGACCCACGCTAAGCCTCCGCGTCTTGGGGCGGAGAACCCGCCGCCCAACCTACAATCCCGGAGGGTTCTAACAGAAGCCCGGGGGTTCGGCACGCGCCGCGGCAGTTACGAGGAAAACGGGCCGGCACCCGCGCTCAGCGCGTCCTCGCCCCGGTCCGCTTGCGGCCGGCGGCGAGGGCCAGGGCGGCGAGCGCCAGGGACAGCGCGAACGCGCCACGCGAGTCGGAGTGCCCTGCCGCCGTGGTGCAGCAGCCGTCGTCGGCAGGGGGCGCTCCGCAGTCCTCCGAGAAGCCGTGCCGCGGAGTCGGATCGCACTGGGTCGGATCCTTGCCCGGCGGATAGACGGCACAGATCCCCTGAACGTCGTCCGCCTCCAGCGAGCGCAGCTGGACATCACCGAACTTGTAGCTCGCGAACATCGTCGCGCTCTGGTCGCAGGTGTGCGAGAGCCCGAGGAAGTGACCGGCCTCATGGGTGATGATCGAGGCGAGGTCGGCCTGGACCTGGGTGTCCCCCACGGTCAGCGGGACCTCGATCGAGTTGATCTCGACGTCCGCGTCGTAGATCTCTCCGGTCTTCACGTTGTAAGTGACGGTGGTGAGCGCCAGCGTCGAGCCGCTGCCGGCGTAGGGCCAGTAGTCGTCGCGGTACATCCACACGTTCGCGTTCGGCGAGTCCTGGTTGTACTCCTGCCGGTTGCACACGACGTTCTGCGTCCGGTAGATGGCGAGGGAGGGGCCGGCGCCACCGCCGCAGTCCACGCCGATCCACTGCGCCAGCGCGCTCTCGACCAGCTGCCCGGTGGTCTGGGCGGAGATGCCGCGCAACGACGAGCCGGCCACCTGAGCCGAGAACGACGCGCAGCCCCCGGGCCAGTAGAGCGGCAGCCCGCCCTCGAGACAATACGCGCAGTCCGCCGACGCCTGGCACTCGCCCGGGCCGCAGGTCGTGGTGCGGCAGAAGGCTTCGGCAGGTGATGCGAGGCAGAAGAGCCCGAGGCCGACCAGCAGAGCGAGCGGGGTCTCAGCGCGCATCCCAGGCCTTTCGCACCAGGCCCGTGGCTTCCGCGACGCGTCTTCCGGCGAGCTCCCGCGCTGCGCCGTCACCCACGAGCTCGGCGAGCCGGGGGCTCGGCGAGAGGCGGCGCTCGCCGCGCTTGTCGGCGCGGATCGGGTAGTGACCCTGGGCCATCGCCGTCACGACCAGCGGGCCCTCGGGGCTCGGCCCCAAGAACACGAGCGCCGGCTCGCCGAGCAGGAGCAGCGCCTCGCCGTGCACGACCTGACCTACGTCGCCGACCTTGCCGCCGAGCGTCCGCACCAGGAGCTCGCTCTCGTCGCCGGGGCCACCCAGGCGCTCCTCGACCCGCAGGCGGCTGTAGGTGACGATGCGGCGCCGCCCGCCCACGCTCTCGAAGCGGCTCTCGGTGTCGAGGGCGGTGCCGACCAGGGCGCGCTCGCTCGACCGCACCAGCTCCCGGAGCGAGAGGGCGCGCGCGATGCTCGCCCGGGCCGGTCGCCCGTGCAGCACGAGACCCGCGGCACCAGCCCCGAACGCCCACAGGAACCGCCTTCGTCCCAGCATTGCGCGCCAGCCTAGCATGACGGCCGACTTCTCGCCGCGGGCCTCTGCGCTATAACGGACGCCCCTGCCGGCTCGATGACGACCTCCCCACTCATGCCCACCACCGGGCCGCTGCTCACCCGTGTATCGCCGGAGCTCGGTCCCGAGCTCACCCGCTACGTGATTCGCCACCGCGCGGAGGTCGAGGCGATGATCCGGACCGGTGGACGCGAAGCCGGCCTGCCCGCCGCACGCCGCTACGCGAAGGTGTTCGACGGCTTGCTCGGCGCGCTGTTCGGCGCAGTCGAGGCCACCATGCGTCGCTCCGGCGAGTGGCGATCCGTGGCGCTCGCGGCGGTCGGCAGCTACGGGCGGGGCGCCGTGGCGTTTGCCAGCGATCTGGACGTGCGGCTCTTGCCGCTCGGCTCGAGCCTCGAGCAGACCCAGCCCATCGCCGAGGCGCTGCTCTACCCGCTGTGGGACGCAGGGCTCTCGGTGGGTCACCAGGTGGTCTCTCCGGACGACGTGATCGAGCTCGGGCGCGGGGATCTACCGACCGCCACCTCGCTGCTGGACTGGCGCCACGTCGCCGGAGCCCGGGAGGCCAGCGCGCGGCTGCTCGAACGAGTGTTCGAGGGTCTGTTCGGCATCGGTGAGATCGCGCGCTTTCTGGAGCGGCTCGGCGCCCGTGCGGACGACCGCGTCGGCCGCTTCGGCGGCTCGGTCTACCTGCTCGAACCCGACGTGAAGAACGGACCCGGAGGCATCCGCGATCTCGACGTGGCCCACTGGGCAGCCCGCGCGCGCTGGCGCATCACCGAGCTCGCCGACCTGGTGCGGCTCGGCGTGCTGGTTCCGCGAGAGTGGCAGCAGATCGACCAGGCCCACGAGTTCCACTGGAGGGTGCGCAACCTCCTGCACGCGTACGCCGGGCGGCGGGCCGATCGCCTGAGCTTCGACCGGCAAGAGCAGCTGGCGGACGACCTGGGCTACGGCAGCGGCGGTCCCGCGGTCGAGCGCTTCATGAGCGACTACTACCGCCACGCTCGGGCCATCGAGCGCGCGCGCGACATGATCCTGTCCCGCGCGCTGCCGCCTCCGACGCGCAAGCCCCACGCGGTCAGCATCGGGCGAGGGCTCACGCTGGTGAACGGCGAGGTCAGCATCGGTCACCCCGGTGCGCTGGAGACCGAGCCCGCGCTCGCGTTCCGGCTCTACGACGAGGCGCTGCGCCGGGACGTGCGGGTGTACGAGTTCGCCCGCGACGTGGTGGCGCGCGCGGCCAGCTCGCCGAGCTTCGGTGAGCGCCTGCGCGCGAGCGCAGAGGCCGCACGGCTGTTCGTGCGCTTGGTCACGACGGTGCAGAGCTCGCGGCTGAAGCACGAGTCGGTGTTGGCGGAGCTCCACGACCTGGGCCTCCTGGTGGCGATGATCCCGGAGTTTTCACCCGTGGTCGGCCGCGTGCACCACGACGTTTACCACGTGTACACGGTGGACGCGCACTCGGTCGCAGCGGTCGATCGCCTGCGCTCGCTCACGCGCGGCGATCTAGCCGCCGACTACCCCTTGGCGTCGCGCCTCGCCGCCGAGATCGCCCGACCGAACGTGCTCTTCTTCGCGACCTTGCTCCACGACGTGGGCAAGGACATCGGCGGCAAGAACCACTCCGAGCGCGGCGCCGAGATGGCGGAAGGCATCCTCCAGCGTCTCGGCTTCGCCGCCCCGGAAATCCGCGAGATCCAGCACCTAGTGGCGCAGCACCTGCGCATGTACCACGTCGCCACCCGCCGCGACATCGACGACCCGGCGACGCTCGCCGACTTCTGCAAGGACGTGCACGGCAGCGAGGGGCTCCGCGAGCTCTACCTCTTGACCGTCTCCGACGTCTCGACCACCAGCCCGACGGCGATGACGAGCTGGAAGGCGCGCATGCTGGACGAGCTCTACGTCGGAGCGATGCGACGCCTGGACGAGGGCGCCGTCCCCGAGCAGGCGCTCGACCAGAAGATCGCCAGCATCGTGGCCGGCTGGGACGAGCCCGAGACGCGGGGCTTCGTCACCCACTTCCTCCGCGCCATGCCCGAGCGCTACCTGTACGCGAACTCCGAAGCGGACATCCGCGCTCACGCGCGCTTCGCGCTCGGCGCCGATGGGCGCGCCGCCACCGTCGGCATGTTGGCGACGGACGAGCAGCACCACCAGCTCGGCTTCGTGGCGGACGATCGACCGGGCCTCTTGGCGATCTTCACGGCGACGCTGGCCGCCGCGCGCCTGGCCGTAGTCGGAGCGCAGATCCACTCCTGGACGGATCCTTCTGGGCGCCTGCGGGCGCTCGATCTGTTCTGGGTCAAGAGCACCCGCGACGAAGCGGAGACGCGGGCGATGGTTCCGCGCATCGAGCGCGACCTCGCCAGCCTGCTCTGCGGCGAGTCGACCCCCGCCGAGCTGGTGCTCGGGGGGCGAGCGTCGCCGCGCTATCGCGTCGGACACACCCCCCACGTTCCGACCGAGGTCAACGTCGATCACCGCGCTACCGCCCACACGGTGATCGAGGTCACGACGCGGGACCGGCCGGGCCTGCTGTTCTGGCTGTCCAACACCCTACAGGAGGCCGGCCTGGGGATTTCCCTGGCCAAAATCAACACCGAGGGCACCCGCGTGGCCGACGTCTTCTACGTCACGGACACCTCCGGAGCCAAGCTCGAGGAGCCCGCTCGCATCGAAGAGCTCAAGCGCCGTATTCTCTCGACCGTCGCGGAGCTCGAAGACTTGGAGGCTCGATGAACAAACTCACCTCGCTGACACTCGCCCTGCTCTTGGCTGCATGCACCGGTGGCACTCCGGCGAAGAACCCCGACGGCGATCCGCCTCCCTTCGACGATCCCAAGACGGACGGGCCCGGGCCGACCGCGCCGGCCTCGAGCGCCAAGGTCAAGGAGGGCATGGACGCGATCCAGGCCGGCGACTTCGCGAAGGCGAAGGAGATCTTGTCCGCCGCCGAGGCGGCTGCTCCCAACGATCCGCAAGCGGCGTTCTACCTCGGTGTGGCGCTCGAGAACGGCGGCGACACCAAGGGCGCGAGGGAGAAATACCAGAAGGCGCTCTCCCTCGACGGCAAGCTGACCGAGGCGGCGGTGAACCTGTCGGCGCTCTTGCTCGACGCGGACGAAGGCAAGGCCGCGCTCGACGTGGTGCAGGCGGCGCTGAAGCACGCCCCCACCCAGCCCATGCTGCTGATGAACCGCGCGCTGGCCCTCGAGGCCACCGGCGATGCCGCCGGCGCGCTCGCGGCCTACGGGCAGGCGGTCAAGGCGCAGCCGGACAACCTGGAGCTGCGCTACGCGCACGCCGAGCTCCTGGCGGGCGCCGGCAAGAAGGACGAAGCGCTCGCGGAGCTGCGCAAGGTCGCGGCGGGCGCCGACGACAAGCTGGTCGCCGCGGTGGCCACCCTGTTCGGCAAGCTCGGAGGCTTCGCCGACTGCGTGAGCACGCTGGACAAGGCCATCCAGAAGAAGGCGCAGCCGGACTTCCACACCCGTCGCGGCGTGTGCCGCCACGAGATGAAGGACGAGCCCGGCGCCAAGAGCGACTACGAGGCCGCGCTGAAGCTGGATCCGAAATACGCCCCGGCCCACTACTACCTGGGCATGCACTACAAAACCGCGAAGAAGACCAAGGAGGCGGTGGCCGCCCTGGAGAAGGCGGTCGAGCTCAGCGGCGGCAAGGGCGTCGGCGAGGCGGCGAAGAAGGAGCTCGACGAGCTGAAGGGCCCTCCCAAGAAGTAGCCGACGGATTTGGCGCAACGACGCAACGAACGCCACGACGCAACGAAGAAGAAGAAGATTTTGGTGTCAGACGTGGGAGCGCGTCGAGCACTGCGGTGCTCGGCTGCTCTGGAGCGCTCATCCCAGGACGTCAGCCGGTCTGAGCGCCACGTCGCCACGACGCGGAACGGGCTGCGACGCACGGAATGTCCGCGGGATGGACGTTTCGCGCATCGGAAGGGGCTGCGACGCACGGGATGTCCGCGGGATGGACGTTTCGCGCATCGGAACGGGCTGCGACGCACGGAATGTCCGCGGGATGGACGTTTCGCGCATCGCAGCGGCGTGCGACGCACGGGATGTCCGCGGGATGGACGTTTCGCGCATCGCAGCGGCGTGCGACGCATGGGATGTCCGCGGGATGGACGTTTCGCGCATCGCAGCGGCGTGCGACGCACGGGATGTCCGCGGGATGGACGTTTCGCGCATCGCAGCGGCGTGCGACCCAGAGAGCTCAGCGGCGGCGAGGGCGTGGGCTAGGCCGCGAAGATGGAGCTCGACGAGCTCCGGGTCGGGAGGTGGCGGAGAGATGTGCGCATCACAATATCAAATCCAGCAGGCGATCCAGCTCGTCCAGTGACGAGTACTTCACGCTGATCTCGCCCTTGCCGTCGCGATCTTTGACTTCGCACTTGGTGCCGAGCTTGCGCTCCAGGCGGAGCTCCAGGTCCCGGACCGCCGCGCTCTTGCTGCTCTTGCGCCCGCCCTTCGGGCCCTTGCCGGCGCTCTGCTTGGCGTTGCGCACCAGGGCTTCCGTCTGGCGCACGCTCAGGCGCCCGGCGATGACCTTGTCGGCCAGGGTCGCCAGGCTGAGCTCGTCGGGGGCGCCGAGCAGCGCCCGGGCGTGGCCCTCGGAGAGGTCGCCGGCGATCACCAGCTTGCGCACGCGCTCCGGCAGCTTGAGCAGGCGCAGCGCGTTGGCGATGGTCGAGCGGTCCTTGCCGATGCGCGAGGCCAGGCTCTCCTGCGTGTAGCCGAGGTCGCGCATCAGCCGGTCGAAGGCCTCGCTGAGCTCGATCGGGTTCAGGTCGGCGCGCTGGATGTTCTCGATCAGCGCCAGCTCGAACGCGTCCTTGTCGGACACGTCGCGCACCACCACCAGGACCTCGCGCAGGCCGGCCTTCTGCGCGGCCCGCCAGCGGCGCTCACCGGCGATGATCTCGAACTCGTCCACGCCGCGCCGGCGCACGACCAGGGGCTCGATGATGCCGT contains:
- a CDS encoding matrixin family metalloprotease, whose amino-acid sequence is MRAETPLALLVGLGLFCLASPAEAFCRTTTCGPGECQASADCAYCLEGGLPLYWPGGCASFSAQVAGSSLRGISAQTTGQLVESALAQWIGVDCGGGAGPSLAIYRTQNVVCNRQEYNQDSPNANVWMYRDDYWPYAGSGSTLALTTVTYNVKTGEIYDADVEINSIEVPLTVGDTQVQADLASIITHEAGHFLGLSHTCDQSATMFASYKFGDVQLRSLEADDVQGICAVYPPGKDPTQCDPTPRHGFSEDCGAPPADDGCCTTAAGHSDSRGAFALSLALAALALAAGRKRTGARTR
- the glnD gene encoding [protein-PII] uridylyltransferase, translated to MPTTGPLLTRVSPELGPELTRYVIRHRAEVEAMIRTGGREAGLPAARRYAKVFDGLLGALFGAVEATMRRSGEWRSVALAAVGSYGRGAVAFASDLDVRLLPLGSSLEQTQPIAEALLYPLWDAGLSVGHQVVSPDDVIELGRGDLPTATSLLDWRHVAGAREASARLLERVFEGLFGIGEIARFLERLGARADDRVGRFGGSVYLLEPDVKNGPGGIRDLDVAHWAARARWRITELADLVRLGVLVPREWQQIDQAHEFHWRVRNLLHAYAGRRADRLSFDRQEQLADDLGYGSGGPAVERFMSDYYRHARAIERARDMILSRALPPPTRKPHAVSIGRGLTLVNGEVSIGHPGALETEPALAFRLYDEALRRDVRVYEFARDVVARAASSPSFGERLRASAEAARLFVRLVTTVQSSRLKHESVLAELHDLGLLVAMIPEFSPVVGRVHHDVYHVYTVDAHSVAAVDRLRSLTRGDLAADYPLASRLAAEIARPNVLFFATLLHDVGKDIGGKNHSERGAEMAEGILQRLGFAAPEIREIQHLVAQHLRMYHVATRRDIDDPATLADFCKDVHGSEGLRELYLLTVSDVSTTSPTAMTSWKARMLDELYVGAMRRLDEGAVPEQALDQKIASIVAGWDEPETRGFVTHFLRAMPERYLYANSEADIRAHARFALGADGRAATVGMLATDEQHHQLGFVADDRPGLLAIFTATLAAARLAVVGAQIHSWTDPSGRLRALDLFWVKSTRDEAETRAMVPRIERDLASLLCGESTPAELVLGGRASPRYRVGHTPHVPTEVNVDHRATAHTVIEVTTRDRPGLLFWLSNTLQEAGLGISLAKINTEGTRVADVFYVTDTSGAKLEEPARIEELKRRILSTVAELEDLEAR
- a CDS encoding tetratricopeptide repeat protein, with translation MNKLTSLTLALLLAACTGGTPAKNPDGDPPPFDDPKTDGPGPTAPASSAKVKEGMDAIQAGDFAKAKEILSAAEAAAPNDPQAAFYLGVALENGGDTKGAREKYQKALSLDGKLTEAAVNLSALLLDADEGKAALDVVQAALKHAPTQPMLLMNRALALEATGDAAGALAAYGQAVKAQPDNLELRYAHAELLAGAGKKDEALAELRKVAAGADDKLVAAVATLFGKLGGFADCVSTLDKAIQKKAQPDFHTRRGVCRHEMKDEPGAKSDYEAALKLDPKYAPAHYYLGMHYKTAKKTKEAVAALEKAVELSGGKGVGEAAKKELDELKGPPKK
- a CDS encoding ParB/RepB/Spo0J family partition protein translates to MGKPPRGLGRGLDALFPAKPAPAPAPAHGGGSYGEGNVFTCAVEKIKPQRGQPRSHIDDQALEELAQSIREHGIIEPLVVRRRGVDEFEIIAGERRWRAAQKAGLREVLVVVRDVSDKDAFELALIENIQRADLNPIELSEAFDRLMRDLGYTQESLASRIGKDRSTIANALRLLKLPERVRKLVIAGDLSEGHARALLGAPDELSLATLADKVIAGRLSVRQTEALVRNAKQSAGKGPKGGRKSSKSAAVRDLELRLERKLGTKCEVKDRDGKGEISVKYSSLDELDRLLDLIL